From Diospyros lotus cultivar Yz01 chromosome 4, ASM1463336v1, whole genome shotgun sequence, a single genomic window includes:
- the LOC127799401 gene encoding BTB/POZ domain-containing protein DOT3: MAQPQIPPSDSNSAHKVHSQSIVLPAGIISIADGFEKNEHSWFATSQIPTDLSIQVQDITFNVHKYPLVSRCGYLAEVELQPSNSNLGYDLKLENFPGGSETFEIILKFCYGLPVSLNPDNVAALRCASEFLQMTEVLEDGNLISKTESFLSFIILSSWRDLITVLKSCETLSPWAENLQIVRRCCDSIAWKASQENLSSGEAINDEGWWFEDAVTLHIDHFSRIIRALKAKGMKPETIGSCIICYAKKWLPGMDVQLEGLRRFNYSKKELHLNIVSSRRQEGNVGNNGQRMIVETLVSLLPPEREAVPCKFLLGLLKIALVHSASQALISEIEKRIGMVLEKADVDDLLVPNCIIADQGKTMNPPDESTMHNIDVVLRIVEYFLMHEQRQENQEQKSGKLISKLLDSYLAEIAGDPNLSITKFQVLTEVLPDNARMCHDGIYRAIDTYLKSHPSLSEHERRRLCKIMDCRKLSLDACMHAAQNDRLPLRTIIQVLFSEQVKMRAAVQGKEQPTICGNSDQEESLSTKEIRILKAELEKVKEEMQELKRDYTELQREYIRLNKQPSNPSGWPFGWRKIRSSGFFGRKVDGTDAREGQHKSNSMDHRVNLRERMSVS; this comes from the exons ATGGCTCAACCACAGATCCCTCCAAGTGATTCTAATAGTGCCCACAAAGTTCATAGCCAGAGCATTGTACTTCCTGCCGGCATCATCTCAATAGCAGATGGCTTTGAGAAGAATGAGCATTCATG GTTTGCCACCTCTCAAATACCAACAGATCTATCAATCCAAGTTCAAGATATCACCTTCAATGTTCACAAG TATCCATTGGTATCAAGATGTGGCTACCTAGCTGAAGTCGAACTACAGCCTTCAAACTCAAATTTAGGATACGATCTGAAGCTTGAGAATTTCCCAGGTGGATCAGAAACATTTGAGATTATTCTCAAATTCTGTTATGGTCTCCCTGTAAGCCTAAATCCTGACAACGTTGCTGCACTGAGATGTGCATCAGAGTTTCTACAGATGACTGAAGTACTCGAAGATGGAAACCTTATCTCTAAGACAGAATCATTCCTCTCATTTATAATCCTTTCTTCATGGAGAGACTTGATTACCGTTCTCAAATCTTGTGAGACTCTATCTCCATGGGCAGAGAATCTCCAAATTGTTCGAAGATGCTGTGACTCAATTGCTTGGAAAGCTTCCCAAGAAAACCTAAGTAGTGGAGAAGCGATTAACGATGAGGGCTGGTGGTTTGAAGATGCGGTAACACTCCACATTGATCATTTTTCACGGATTATAAGAGCTTTAAAGGCCAAAGGAATGAAACCCGAAACTATTGGTTCATGTATCATTTGCTACGCGAAAAAATGGTTGCCAGGCATGGATGTACAATTGGAAGGGCTAAGAAGATTCAATTATAGCAAAAAAGAACTGCATTTAAATATAGTAAGCAGCAGGAGACAGGAAGGGAATGTCGGAAATAATGGGCAAAGAATGATCGTAGAGACCTTAGTGAGCCTACTGCCTCCTGAGAGAGAAGCTGTCCCATGCAAGTTCTTATTGGGGTTGCTAAAGATAGCCTTGGTACATTCTGCATCACAAGCTTTGATTTCAGAAATCGAGAAAAGGATCGGGATGGTGTTGGAAAAAGCAGATGTAGATGATCTTCTGGTTCCTAATTGTATAATTGCAGATCAAGGAAAGACAATGAA CCCCCCGGATGAATCCACAATGCACAACATAGATGTGGTGCTAAGGATTGTAGAATATTTCCTGATGCATGAACAGCGGCAAGAGAACCAGGAACAGAAGTCCGGAAAGTTGATTAGCAAACTGTTGGACAGTTATCTAGCTGAGATCGCAGGAGACCCAAATCTCTCCATCACCAAATTTCAAGTTCTGACTGAAGTATTGCCTGACAATGCTCGAATGTGCCATGATGGTATCTATAGAGCCATCGATACCTACCTCAAG TCTCATCCTTCTTTATCAGAGCACGAGCGCAGAAGACTATGCAAAATAATGGACTGCCGGAAGCTGTCACttgatgcatgcatgcatgctgcGCAGAATGATCGGTTGCCTTTGAGAACCATAATACAG GTGTTGTTCTCGGAGCAAGTAAAGATGAGGGCAGCAGTGCAAGGAAAGGAGCAACCAACAATCTGCGGCAATTCAGATCAGGAAGAAAGCTTGTCCACAAAGGAGATCAGGATCCTCAAAGCAGAGCTTGAGAAGGTGAAAGAGGAAATGCAAGAGCTGAAGAGAGACTACACTGAGTTGCAAAGAGAATATATAAGGCTAAACAAGCAGCCAAGCAATCCATCAGGCTGGCCCTTTGGCTGGAGGAAGATCCGATCCTCTGGTTTTTTCGGTAGAAAAGTGGACGGGACTGATGCTAGAGAGGGACAGCACAAATCCAACTCCATGGACCACAGAGTGAACCTCCGTGAAAGGATGTCTGTGTCTTAA